A stretch of DNA from Bradyrhizobium algeriense:
CTCCTGGTGATCGGCTGGTATTCAATTGATACCAAGCGGGAAGCCGTGGGGATGATTGCATGGGTCATCTTTGCTTGTCTTGTCGCGTACGTGTCTTGGTTTCTCGCTCCCGTTCAGACTCGGCAGCGGCGATCTTGGACGTGAAGCAGACGGACTTTCGTCATTTGCATGTCCGCAGATGGCCCAAGGCCATCCGGCGTTACCGATTTTGCGTTGAAGAATCTAGCAGACCGAACCTGCGAGTTAAGCTCTTCATCACTGGCGGCTCTCATTTGGCAAAATCCGGCTGCCAGCCGCGGATCTCGCGCGCTGCCTTCGTCACAGCGCCGATGGTTGGGAACGTCTCCACCATCATCGCCCGCGCCAGCCGCAGGCTGCGCGCCTCGCACACCGCCCGCTGCTTTGCATCCTCGATCAGTTCGAAATCGGCATTGTGCGCCAGCCCCAGAATGCGGCGGATGATTTTTGCGGCCGCGAATCCCACGGTGTCGCCGAACAGCCGCGCCATATAGGCCTGCCGTTCGGCCTCCAGGCGGGCCGCGCCGGCAGTTCCCGGAAACAGCGTCAGGGGATAGGCGTCGCCATGACTTTCCGTGCGCCACAATTCGAGGAATTCGTGGGAAAACTCCGTCCAGACGTTTTCGATCGTTTCCAGCAGCCAGACCTCGAACAGCCGCCGTTCGCCCGGCGACCTTTCGTGGCCGGCAGAGGCCAGATAGGCCATCAGGAGGTTGGCGATGACGGCGCCGATATCGAAACCCATCGGTCCATAGAACGCGAATTCGGGATCGATCACGACCGTCGAATCTTCCGTCACCATGATCGAGCCGGTGTGGAGGTCGCCATGGATCAGCGCTTCCGGCGCGTTCAGAAACTTCAGCTTGAGACGCGAAATCGCGGCGTGCAGGTCGAGGTCTTCCCGAAAAGCGGCCGCCGTCGCATCGAGCCACGGCTGCGTCCAGCGGTTCTGCTCGGCCTCACGGTAGGGATCGGTGAAGATCAGATCCTCTGATATCTTGCAGAGCGCATGGTTGCCTGCGAACGCCGCAATCCCCTCCTTCTTCTGGGCAGCAGGAAGCGCGAGGTCGGACGAGAAAAACAGCGTGCGCGCCATGAAGGTGGCGATGTCGCCGACAAAATTCGGATAGAGCGCGCCGGCAATCAGCCCCCTGCGCATGATGACATGCGGCTCGATCAACTCCATCACGACGAGCGCTAATCCCTCGTTGTGATGCAGCACGGCCGGCACCAGTCCGGGCGCCAGCCGCGCCTGATGCGTGAGCGCGAGATATTCGTAATGCGAGCGCGACAGTGGCAGCGGCCAGCTTTCGCCGACGAGACGCACATAGGGCAGCGCCTGCTTGACGGCGATGCCGCCCGCGGTCCCCCTGACGATGAACACGAGGTTGAGGTTGCCGTCGCCGACCTCGATGATCGACCAGGAAGCCGGTTCGCCGCCAAGACGGGCTGCGATCGCCGGGAGCCCTGCAAGGTAATCCCGCAGATCGGCTTCATGAAGGATTCGGTATTCGTCGGGCCGGGGATCAGCCAATGGTCGCTGCTGTGAACTCATCCCTCTCTGCCCCCCATGCCGGTGCGGGAGGTC
This window harbors:
- the mtnK gene encoding S-methyl-5-thioribose kinase; this encodes MSSQQRPLADPRPDEYRILHEADLRDYLAGLPAIAARLGGEPASWSIIEVGDGNLNLVFIVRGTAGGIAVKQALPYVRLVGESWPLPLSRSHYEYLALTHQARLAPGLVPAVLHHNEGLALVVMELIEPHVIMRRGLIAGALYPNFVGDIATFMARTLFFSSDLALPAAQKKEGIAAFAGNHALCKISEDLIFTDPYREAEQNRWTQPWLDATAAAFREDLDLHAAISRLKLKFLNAPEALIHGDLHTGSIMVTEDSTVVIDPEFAFYGPMGFDIGAVIANLLMAYLASAGHERSPGERRLFEVWLLETIENVWTEFSHEFLELWRTESHGDAYPLTLFPGTAGAARLEAERQAYMARLFGDTVGFAAAKIIRRILGLAHNADFELIEDAKQRAVCEARSLRLARAMMVETFPTIGAVTKAAREIRGWQPDFAK